In Arthrobacter sp. PAMC25284, a single genomic region encodes these proteins:
- a CDS encoding exodeoxyribonuclease V subunit beta codes for MSSATVLPPALELRDESHRVIVRTMLDKTVFVEAGAGSGKTRELVERICALVDSGVELRGIAAITFTEKAAGELRERVRKRLAATAESNEARENTGALRAAALNQLDTAPIGTIHSFAARLISENPVAAGVPPMIDVVDELRSQIAFTKRWEAAVAALFNEPRADKALRVLLAVGVTLDNLRDLGRALDSNWDRLEDSPSETRYIPELNAGPIIRQCSDVLALREHCTNPNNVLLAKGLSGLEAWLLQLQEAQSADDPNILMGVLRKVPTAHLKGGAKGDWQIPVDQVRSAAQDVVANVAELIASIVGPALDTVTSIMSGIFLDEAGKRQRRGELEYHDLLVHARNLLVGEERREIQAAVHRRYHHVMLDEFQDTDPIQAEIALRICSHEVCGPNGWEKLPIPAGRLFTVGDPKQSIYRFRRADIATYMTARGRAGADTAAEVARLNTNFRSTPAVLRWVNHTFAQLIEANGSIQADYQPLHADPSRPEVDDSTGPAVAVIGRSGMMPGADGEKPSAQARHAQEAADVAAAIGLALGHGGTPWQKQSGAPCYALSNLESRDICILLPARTSLSHIEHALDSAGIEYRAEASSLVYGTQEVHDLLLLLRSLANSADQASLALALRTPYLGCGDDDLYEWHAGGGYWSIHGTAQEALAGSPVARALSYLKTLSWDLSYIPPSEIMERILADRRVLESATDSPRYRDVWRRLRFVVDQARAWSEATHGSLRDYLFWAAVQQDENAKVKEAVVPETDAQAVRIMTIHAAKGLEFPMVVLAGAGSTRGASSDKALWDASGQLQVHLSGDIESAGYAEAKDAEAELLAAEKRRLLYVACTRATSHLVVSLYSGGPSSLSGLLGSVDDPETVPELQFPDDFPLRSEKTRLEVSPVPAFEEWLRMRARWVEQSMIPASTSVTALTKGGPLPATGSTGTPEDSVPELSFADDFAGSPFASGAVGMHGADFGTALHRLMEVSGLQADDGFGGLARTVALQFWLEAAADLEACARSAMSAVPVRRAAERRHWNELPVAVERDGVVIEGIIDLLYREDDGSLVIIDFKTDVQMSEATQSAYWQQLSLYAELLAETTGERVSELVLVLCRPSFADVRRQKLENLSVPVS; via the coding sequence ATGAGCAGCGCAACAGTTCTTCCCCCCGCTCTGGAACTGCGCGATGAAAGCCACCGCGTTATCGTGCGCACGATGCTGGACAAAACCGTTTTCGTCGAGGCGGGCGCCGGCAGCGGCAAAACCCGGGAGCTCGTGGAACGCATCTGCGCCCTGGTGGATTCCGGCGTCGAGCTCCGTGGCATCGCGGCCATTACCTTCACCGAAAAAGCAGCCGGCGAGCTGCGGGAGCGCGTCCGCAAGCGGCTCGCCGCAACTGCTGAGTCCAACGAGGCCAGGGAAAACACCGGGGCGCTGCGAGCGGCGGCCCTCAACCAGCTGGACACGGCACCTATCGGGACCATCCACTCCTTTGCGGCCCGGCTGATTAGCGAGAACCCAGTGGCGGCAGGTGTCCCGCCGATGATCGACGTCGTCGACGAGCTGCGATCCCAAATCGCGTTCACCAAACGCTGGGAGGCAGCGGTCGCGGCCCTGTTCAACGAGCCCCGCGCGGACAAGGCGCTGAGGGTGCTGCTGGCAGTCGGTGTCACGCTGGACAACCTCCGCGACCTCGGACGGGCCCTCGACTCAAACTGGGATCGTCTGGAGGACAGCCCGTCGGAGACCAGATACATCCCCGAGCTGAATGCCGGGCCGATCATCCGGCAATGCTCTGACGTCCTGGCCTTGCGGGAACACTGCACCAATCCGAACAACGTACTGCTGGCCAAAGGCCTGAGCGGGCTTGAGGCCTGGCTATTGCAACTCCAGGAAGCACAGTCCGCTGACGATCCGAACATTCTGATGGGTGTCTTGCGCAAAGTTCCGACCGCCCATCTCAAGGGCGGAGCCAAGGGAGACTGGCAGATTCCCGTCGACCAGGTGCGAAGTGCCGCACAGGATGTCGTGGCAAATGTCGCGGAGCTCATTGCGAGCATTGTGGGCCCCGCGCTGGATACCGTTACGTCCATCATGTCCGGGATCTTCCTGGACGAGGCCGGGAAACGTCAGCGGCGGGGTGAGCTGGAGTACCACGACCTGCTGGTCCACGCCCGCAACCTGCTGGTTGGCGAGGAGCGACGCGAGATCCAGGCCGCCGTTCACCGCCGCTACCACCACGTCATGCTCGACGAGTTCCAAGATACTGACCCCATCCAGGCTGAGATTGCCCTGCGGATCTGCTCACACGAGGTGTGCGGTCCCAACGGCTGGGAGAAGCTCCCGATACCCGCCGGGCGACTCTTCACCGTCGGCGATCCAAAGCAGTCCATTTATCGGTTCCGCCGCGCTGACATCGCCACATATATGACGGCCAGAGGGCGTGCCGGAGCAGATACGGCGGCGGAGGTCGCACGGCTCAACACGAACTTCCGGTCCACTCCCGCCGTTCTTCGCTGGGTCAATCACACGTTTGCGCAATTGATCGAGGCCAACGGAAGCATCCAGGCCGACTATCAACCACTCCATGCCGACCCGTCCAGGCCCGAGGTAGACGACTCCACTGGTCCCGCCGTAGCCGTCATCGGACGAAGCGGAATGATGCCGGGCGCCGACGGAGAGAAGCCCAGCGCCCAGGCCCGGCATGCCCAGGAAGCCGCGGACGTGGCGGCAGCCATTGGTTTGGCCCTGGGTCACGGGGGCACGCCGTGGCAGAAGCAGTCCGGAGCCCCCTGCTACGCGCTCTCCAACCTGGAGTCCCGGGACATCTGCATCCTCCTGCCCGCCCGGACGTCCCTGTCTCACATCGAACATGCACTGGACTCGGCGGGCATCGAGTACCGGGCTGAAGCTTCCTCATTGGTTTACGGAACACAGGAGGTCCACGATCTGCTCCTCCTGCTCCGGTCCCTCGCCAACTCGGCGGACCAGGCGTCCCTGGCGCTAGCGCTGCGGACGCCCTACCTCGGCTGCGGTGACGACGATCTGTACGAATGGCACGCCGGAGGCGGGTATTGGAGCATTCATGGAACGGCTCAGGAGGCCTTGGCGGGATCGCCTGTCGCCCGTGCGCTGAGCTATTTGAAAACGCTCTCTTGGGATCTTTCCTACATTCCCCCGTCGGAGATCATGGAACGCATTCTGGCTGACCGCCGGGTGCTCGAGTCCGCGACGGACTCGCCACGCTACCGGGACGTCTGGCGCCGCTTGAGGTTTGTGGTCGATCAAGCGCGCGCGTGGTCCGAAGCGACCCACGGCAGCCTGCGCGACTACCTATTCTGGGCCGCCGTTCAACAAGACGAAAATGCCAAGGTCAAAGAGGCGGTGGTCCCCGAAACTGACGCCCAAGCCGTGCGGATCATGACTATCCACGCCGCCAAGGGGCTCGAGTTTCCAATGGTGGTACTGGCTGGCGCGGGCAGCACGAGAGGCGCCTCGTCGGACAAGGCCCTTTGGGACGCGTCCGGTCAGCTCCAGGTGCACCTTTCGGGCGACATTGAGTCGGCTGGATACGCCGAGGCCAAGGACGCGGAGGCCGAGCTGCTTGCTGCGGAGAAACGCCGGCTGCTCTACGTGGCCTGCACACGGGCCACCAGCCACCTTGTCGTGTCCCTCTACAGCGGGGGTCCTTCAAGCCTCAGCGGGCTGCTGGGCTCAGTCGACGATCCCGAAACCGTGCCGGAACTGCAATTCCCCGATGATTTCCCGCTCCGCTCGGAAAAGACGCGGCTTGAAGTGTCTCCAGTGCCGGCGTTCGAGGAATGGCTAAGAATGCGTGCCCGGTGGGTGGAGCAATCGATGATTCCTGCCAGTACATCGGTAACTGCATTGACCAAGGGAGGCCCTTTGCCCGCCACCGGATCAACAGGTACGCCCGAGGACTCGGTGCCGGAACTTAGTTTCGCCGACGACTTCGCTGGTTCGCCATTCGCAAGCGGCGCGGTCGGTATGCACGGAGCTGACTTCGGCACGGCATTGCACCGCCTCATGGAAGTCTCAGGTCTTCAGGCCGATGACGGCTTCGGAGGACTGGCCCGGACCGTTGCCCTGCAATTCTGGCTGGAGGCCGCGGCTGACCTTGAAGCCTGCGCCCGATCGGCGATGTCGGCTGTTCCCGTCCGACGAGCAGCCGAGCGCCGGCATTGGAACGAGCTGCCCGTTGCAGTCGAACGCGACGGGGTGGTGATCGAGGGCATCATCGATCTGTTGTACCGGGAGGACGACGGCAGCCTGGTCATCATTGACTTCAAAACGGATGTGCAAATGTCGGAGGCGACTCAGTCCGCATACTGGCAGCAGCTCAGCCTGTATGCCGAATTGCTCGCCGAAACCACCGGCGAGCGAGTGAGCGAACTCGTGTTGGTGCTGTGCAGGCCCAGCTTCGCTGACGTCCGCCGGCAGAAGCTCGAGAATCTGTCAGTGCCGGTTTCCTGA
- a CDS encoding PD-(D/E)XK nuclease family protein yields MTTQHFASAQAALAELKRLVQEAKAGDPFAPVTVLVPSRASALDIPRYLARKSGSGVVGVRAFTLIDLAIDLFALSPEASGRGLLDPMIRQGALTASLARDPGVFKEVADQPGTAAALTRTSSALDGVNVDTAASLPELVPDVLRLNDAAMAALKSAYFTEAEALSGAAKLLSQPGALDQLGTIIGFMLPAGQGPSAEHLLDTLSAAGMQSLTAEGSVRGVDSIYSASDSDDECRAIVRSVAELLGSGVAGHRIGVFYSASDPYRSLLARRLDEAGIEFSGPSAQQLRDSPQARGLLRLLQLDPSALDVKAVLNTVAEGSVHWSNNDLPSAAACERLYLNPPRDEEAPESDVVLDEKSQERKARKLAELAQFVSFRNALSCGLARVAKASSWAGAAAELRDFIQEFLGPRSASEHPRVSAARAEVLEIADSLSLLDGVAPAPSGGALRTALEQGINRRSGRRGKIGVGISVGTIADGVGRDLDVVILAGMAEGLAPSKVREDPLLPDHVKVELGTGLPTAEQRTALTHQQFLAALASGSRTLVFFPRGNLRGGGSYEMSRWISAGLEDLKSVVELRSYEHGIRTGAGTTNGLVPTAQEWRLRSCLSGKRNELASDDGVLHRALEIRHDRHHGAFSRFNGDLSRFAGSFFNPAKAISPTSLEDWATNPFSYFMKRVLKVSVFEDIQLELEISPIHRGELIHKALETFVLGATKGAQASTEQDLTAIGEILFQKPENSAWLGHLWDRDRSRMLADLRRVFAADQRDAAKGWTYQQPEAGFGPAEYGKQYQHESVNLTLLDGQEIQFLGFVDRIDRHESGAVRVVDYKTGGTSRFKGMSQEDPTAGGKKFQLPVYGLFARSLQTDTAVPVQAQYWFVSQDAEPIGYAVDDAVLHQLRTDASVIVSALHRGIFPHKPEESSFSNFTNLAGTAGAKHTWQRLSKTSELVSLAILKDDK; encoded by the coding sequence ATGACGACACAGCACTTTGCATCGGCTCAGGCCGCCCTCGCCGAATTGAAACGATTGGTGCAGGAGGCGAAAGCGGGAGACCCGTTCGCGCCGGTGACCGTGCTCGTCCCCTCCCGGGCCAGCGCCCTCGATATTCCGCGCTACTTGGCGAGGAAGTCCGGCAGTGGTGTCGTCGGAGTCCGCGCATTCACGCTCATTGATCTGGCCATAGACCTCTTTGCACTGAGTCCGGAGGCCAGCGGCCGAGGTTTATTGGATCCCATGATCCGGCAGGGCGCTCTGACGGCAAGTCTCGCCCGCGATCCTGGTGTCTTTAAGGAGGTTGCAGACCAGCCCGGCACGGCCGCAGCCCTGACGAGGACTTCCTCGGCGCTGGACGGCGTCAACGTCGATACTGCGGCGTCACTGCCTGAACTCGTCCCGGACGTGCTTCGCCTGAACGACGCAGCCATGGCCGCGCTCAAATCGGCGTACTTCACCGAGGCCGAGGCACTCTCGGGAGCGGCGAAGCTCCTCAGCCAGCCGGGGGCTCTGGACCAACTCGGTACAATCATCGGTTTCATGCTCCCTGCGGGCCAGGGGCCCAGCGCCGAGCACCTGCTCGACACGCTGTCCGCTGCGGGCATGCAGTCGCTGACGGCAGAAGGTTCGGTCCGCGGGGTGGATAGCATCTACAGCGCTTCCGATTCCGACGATGAGTGCCGCGCCATCGTGCGCTCCGTTGCGGAGTTGCTCGGCTCCGGCGTCGCTGGGCATCGCATCGGGGTTTTCTACTCTGCGTCAGACCCGTATCGCTCCCTGCTGGCCCGCCGGCTGGATGAGGCCGGCATCGAGTTCAGCGGCCCCTCTGCTCAGCAACTTCGCGATTCGCCCCAGGCCCGCGGCTTGCTGAGACTGCTGCAACTGGACCCGAGCGCCTTGGACGTGAAGGCTGTTCTCAACACCGTGGCCGAAGGCAGTGTCCACTGGAGCAACAATGATCTTCCGTCCGCCGCCGCCTGTGAGCGCCTGTACCTGAACCCGCCGCGAGACGAGGAAGCGCCGGAGAGCGACGTGGTGCTGGACGAGAAGTCCCAGGAGCGAAAAGCCCGGAAACTGGCCGAGCTGGCCCAGTTCGTCAGTTTCCGCAACGCTCTATCCTGCGGGTTGGCTCGCGTCGCAAAGGCCTCCTCATGGGCCGGGGCGGCAGCGGAACTCCGAGACTTCATCCAGGAGTTCCTGGGCCCGCGCTCGGCTTCAGAGCACCCGCGGGTCAGCGCCGCCCGGGCTGAAGTCTTGGAAATAGCAGACAGCCTGTCCCTGCTCGACGGAGTGGCGCCCGCGCCCAGCGGTGGCGCGTTGCGCACCGCGCTGGAACAAGGAATCAACCGCCGCTCCGGGCGGAGAGGAAAAATCGGCGTCGGGATCTCGGTCGGGACAATCGCCGACGGCGTTGGTCGGGACCTCGACGTCGTGATCCTGGCAGGAATGGCTGAGGGCCTCGCGCCCTCCAAGGTCCGAGAGGATCCGTTGCTCCCTGACCACGTCAAGGTCGAACTGGGCACCGGCCTTCCAACGGCGGAACAGAGAACTGCCCTGACACACCAGCAGTTTCTCGCGGCGCTGGCCAGCGGATCCCGGACGCTAGTGTTCTTCCCGCGCGGCAATCTTCGAGGCGGGGGATCCTACGAAATGTCCCGCTGGATCTCCGCCGGCCTCGAAGATCTAAAGTCCGTGGTGGAGCTCAGGTCTTACGAGCACGGAATCCGGACGGGCGCCGGAACAACAAACGGCTTGGTCCCCACCGCACAGGAGTGGCGGCTCAGGTCCTGCCTGAGCGGCAAACGCAATGAGCTTGCATCCGACGATGGTGTCCTCCACCGTGCCCTGGAAATCCGACACGACCGCCACCACGGCGCGTTCTCGCGCTTCAACGGGGATTTGTCGCGTTTTGCTGGAAGCTTCTTCAATCCGGCCAAGGCCATCTCACCCACAAGCCTTGAGGACTGGGCGACCAACCCCTTCAGCTACTTCATGAAGCGGGTCCTGAAGGTCAGCGTGTTTGAGGACATCCAATTGGAGCTGGAGATCAGTCCGATACATCGCGGGGAGCTCATTCACAAAGCCCTCGAAACGTTTGTGCTCGGAGCAACCAAAGGTGCGCAAGCGTCCACGGAGCAGGACCTCACTGCGATAGGCGAAATCCTCTTCCAGAAGCCCGAAAACTCGGCCTGGCTGGGCCACCTCTGGGATCGGGATAGGAGCCGAATGCTCGCGGACCTGCGTCGGGTGTTCGCGGCGGACCAACGTGACGCTGCCAAGGGATGGACCTATCAGCAACCGGAGGCAGGTTTCGGGCCCGCCGAATACGGCAAGCAGTATCAGCACGAGTCGGTAAATCTGACCTTGCTTGATGGACAGGAGATTCAGTTCCTTGGCTTCGTTGACCGGATCGATCGGCATGAATCCGGGGCCGTTCGAGTCGTCGACTACAAGACTGGTGGCACCAGCAGATTCAAGGGAATGTCTCAAGAGGATCCTACGGCTGGCGGGAAGAAGTTTCAGCTGCCCGTCTATGGGCTCTTTGCGCGCAGCCTCCAGACTGACACTGCAGTTCCGGTCCAGGCCCAGTACTGGTTTGTGTCACAGGATGCAGAGCCGATTGGGTATGCAGTCGACGACGCGGTGCTCCATCAGTTGAGGACGGACGCCTCCGTGATCGTCTCCGCTCTGCATCGCGGCATCTTTCCGCACAAGCCGGAGGAGTCGAGTTTCTCCAACTTCACTAACCTGGCCGGCACCGCCGGCGCCAAACATACTTGGCAGCGGCTTTCCAAAACCTCCGAATTGGTCTCACTCGCTATCCTGAAGGACGACAAATGA